A single region of the Longimicrobium sp. genome encodes:
- a CDS encoding IS701 family transposase, whose translation RAFLRLERNRIATGMSWVEAKVSITRNAVRTYLAQPSFTLGATA comes from the coding sequence CGCGCGTTCCTGCGGCTCGAAAGGAACCGCATCGCCACCGGAATGAGCTGGGTCGAAGCAAAGGTGAGTATCACGCGCAACGCCGTGCGTACCTATCTCGCCCAGCCCAGCTTCACTTTGGGGGCAACTGCGTAA